GTGATGACCTCTAGCATTATACTGTCGTCCGTGTTTGCACATCATCACACTTGTGCTTTGGGTTTCAGAGGAGAAGACTTTTCAGCAGTACTTAGACGAGTATTACCAACTGGACTATGAAGACATCATTGATGACCTGCCCTGCAGGTTTCGGTACCGGCAGGTCGTCCCAAACGACTTTGGCCTGACCACAGAGGAGGTGAGACCGATTCTTTTGGACCTTGCAGGGAGTGAAGGCAGATCACTGTGCAGTGCTGTAGCACTGATGAACGGAAGTATAGTCTGACCTGGTATTGCCCACTTATAGGCTCTGACCAGGACCTGAAGACTGTAATCTTCTCTCTGAGCTGACACTCTGCACATAAATTAGCTCATCTGCAGCTGGTTACATTCTCATTGTGTGTTGACTTGGTATTTACAAACTGCAAGCTTCATTTTACTACTGATAAATGTAACGACTTGCAACTGCACCAAGATAGATCTAGGGGAAGATTGTAGGTCTTCAGGATGACTGTAGGTCTTCAGGATGACTGTAGGTCTTCAGGATGACAGTAGATCTTCAGGATGACTGTAGATCTTCAGGATGACAGTAGATCTTCAGGATGACAGTAGATCTTCAGGATGATAGTAGATCTTCAGGATGACAGTAGGTCTTCAGGATGACAGTAGGTCTTCAGGATGACAGTAGGTCTTCAGGATGACTGTAGGTCTTCAGGATGACAGTAGGTCTTCAGGATGACTGTAGGTCTTCAGGTTACAAATCAAAACCCTTCATTTAACTGTCTCATGCCCTTTAATTATAATGCCCTGCCCTCCCTCTGCTCTGCAGGTCCTGGGTTCCGACGACAAGGAGCTGAATCGCTGGTGTTCGCTGAAGAAGACGTGCATGTTCAGGTGGCGGCAGCTCTGCGGTTCAGCTTCAGCCTGAGGGCTCCGGGTGCAGCAGAAAGGTGCTGACACTGTTTCCCTGTCCCTGCTTCAGGTCCGAAAGGGAGGAGCTCTGCGATGTGAAAAACTACAAGATCAAGGCCCAGAATgacaagaagaagaaggataTCTTGAGCTCCCTTTTCAAGGAGTATGTATAAAGCAGAGTATTTATTGTCATACTGACtctgttgtttttaatgttgCGTTGACCTGATATCTGCAAACTTTTTAACAGTGAGAATGAAGCTGAGGAACAACTGAAGGGAAAAGCCAAGGTGGGGAAGAAGAGGAGAGATCGGGTGAGGAAGGCGGACGGCGCAAGGGAGGAGGAAGATATCAGCAAGGAGGACACCACGCCTGTTCAGGAGCCAGTGGCAGACCAAGCTGAAGGAGATGTTCTCAAAACACTGATAGACACAGGAGGTGAAGACAGCGAAGGGGACGAGTTCCTGGTACCTAAGAAGAAGACGAAAATGGAGGAGAGTACTGAGGGTGCTAGTGAGGTTAAACCAGGGCACTCTGCTGAGAAGCCACAGTGGCTCAAGAAGAAGCACAGGCACCCGGGTGGACGCCTCTTGTTGGGGTCCTTCAGGGTGAAGATGGGTGGCAAGGAGTTCAGTGGGCAGAGACTTAAGGCCTATGGGCTAAACCCTAAAAGGCTGAGATACAAGCAGCTCAGCCGACAAAAGCGAAAAGCTGAGGGCAAGAAGATGGAAAAACATAAGGAATGAAAGTCTAGGTGGCTGGAttgctgttttttcccccaccctCTGTTCCCTGGATGTGGACCTACTGGGTGTCAAACTGACTTGGCTATGCTGATCAAGCCATCGGTCTGTCTCCTAATGAAAGCTGTCTTCCATTATatgaagaacataagaacttcTCCCCTGACGTCATAACCTCAGTACACAATTCAGCTATATTAAAGCAGAAGTGCTCCGCATTTAGTCAGAAGGGATTTTTAATTACTGTGTTCTGTCAATGATAGAATGAGGTTTATTCTTGTCGTGTAGCCTTGCTGACTCTAAATGGGTGACTTTAAAGGACACGTCGAACAATAAGcattttgttaatatttgttacatttttgtaATTGGTATGTTGTCTTTATTAAATTCTATGGTAATTCAAGGAAATATATTTGATGTCCCTATATAATGATTCTGTATTAGTATTTTATTACTGGGAATGTACAacattaagtaaaaaaaaaatcttttctgATTTTTGTCATTTAAATTTGACCTGTTGCATTTAACGATTCAAAGCAGATCTACAAAGCAGGTTACATTATACTCCTTTGCATTGCTGATTAACTCACAGCTGTCACTTAATGGCACAACAGAAAGCACCGTGCTGGGATAGCTGCCGTAAGGCGCCCCAGTCCGGCTCTTGTATACACTCTGGCGGTTAAGATGTTGtgactgtgatcagaaggttacaGGTTCTAATCCCACCGCTGGGCCCCTGATCCAGGGAAGGGCCAACTCTGCTTTCTCGTTTTGTATATCTCGATTGTACACAGATAGTTCAGTGGTTTGAGGaaacacctgcatgcacacatgcacagcagCCGAGGTAAATAAGCTCACAAAATGCCAACCTGAATTTATGAAAACACAATAGATGgttagtattttttttctccacttcATTTGGATTAAGGAAAATGGGTGAATCTTAGTGTTGCTcttctatttttttccccacgtATTACTGcgggtaataattaaaataaaactgctATAAGAGAAGGTGTTTGTTAATTAAATTCATGGTTCGTCCCACACCTTCAACATGTCATGTAGTCTTCATTCCCGTTTGAATGTTAACAGCAGCAGGTATCTCATAACGATCCCTAAATCCCAGCAAACAGCTGTGCATTAGCGCCCCCTACGGTAATGTAATCGTAAAGCACGGGgcgtgtaaaaaaaaacaaaaaaaacgttTTAGGTAGCCGGTACAAGTGCCTGGACAATAATTTTTTATACGAGACAATGGAGATTTTTAATATCAAAAGAATAAAATATCatgtatatgtataaaatatgtatgtgggataatcatacacattattgttattaatatagGTTACAATGATGAAGTTTTTAAGTACTTATTTTAGGACCCCGTGGTCCTTCGAAGGCGGGTAAACGGGACGAATTTGAATTTCACTACCAGGTAGAGTCggttgcattataataaaatgttcCATTTGTTATGTGTTACAGCTGTTTAGGCTGACAGTTGCTGAGTTTCGAATTGTGTCTGAATAAGAACAGGGAGCCGCCTGTTTTCTGGGAGAGGACGCTGTCATGGTGTCGCTGGATAAGGGACTGCAGCACTTGGAGGAGACCGGGGAGGATCTGGTGAGCATCGTCGAGAGCAGCAATGCCGAGAGCATCGCGCGGGCCGTGGTCGAGAAGCGCCAGCAACTCTTCGACCTCCTCATCACCACCAGGAAAACCACCTCCCAGCTTTTAAATGGTAATCATTTCGTTAAATTGTATTATAAAGGGGCTTACcagtatttcccttttattTAGGACTCATGCCGTGTTATAATGATCGGTGATTAATATCAAATCCCTGCTTGGATTTCTCCAGCTGACCGTGAGGCAGCATTCAGAGCTCTCCTCCATGCTTTCTCTTAGATATGATTCGGACTGAGGAGCTGGTCGGGCAGAATCTCCTGGACACGGAGGTTCGGAAGAGCGAGGCGGCGCGCGAGCTGGAGAGCctgcagcaggagctggagcgcTGTCGGGCCCGCAAGCACACTATGGAGGCCGAGCTGCAGTATCCTCTATGAAGGGTTGCCAGACTGGGTCAGATCACCATCTGACATGGCGGTCAGAGGCACTTAAGGGTTTCAGCTGGAGGCCGTACCAGTGCTAATGTAACGCTAACATGGTGCTTCATACTGGTAAGAAGACCATTTAAGGTTAATACtgaaaatgaaggaaaaaataCAATTGGTAACAGAACTAATAaatgtactgtgcaaaagtcttaggcagtcagagaaaatgcttaaatgatcttcatgttggtgaaCTTATATCTGTTAAAATTATATAACCTCTACTAGTCACCCCGGTATTTGCAGCAATACGCCCATGTACACCCGTCCAATACACACATgcattttttgacttgacccGCTACCCCACCTTATTTGGCTAATTAATACCTGTCAGTTATTAATACAGTGAGTTATTTAATGAATTAAGTTAATTGAGCTTGTGGtgatattaataaatacatggaatgactaaggtgcccctgaggagaggtttgggaaccaaagcggtgttcatctagctgtccatcaagatatcagtaactttttggagaacaggaGAAATTCCTGTCTTTTATTGTGTTCATGTTCTAATGTTggtgttgggttttttttttcctgaacaaataaatactacccagataaatcgctttaaacattttctttgactgcctaagacttttgcacagtgctatGTATTCTCGTCACTTCATTGCTGGGTTTGGCCCGATTCGTGCACCGACTCCCTTGACTGCACCATCAGATTTCTGCAGGGGGAGCTGAAGAGCTTGCAGAACTCAGAGGTGGAGATCGAGACCCTGCAGCAGGAGGTGGATGAAGATACCACAGAGGTCATACCTTCAGCCATGTACGAAGATGCTGTAATTATGCCACTCCCACCCTCTAGagccttttgtgtgtgtgtgtgtgtgtgtgtgtttggggggggggctgtatttACCACACTGTGGGAAACCACACTGTTATTCTTCAGCTTATGGGGACttctcaggtccccacaatataaacctcaattttaatccgaatacaatcaaaaaactaaaaaatgccaaaagacaaagcgaagtggtggctctgaggctagggatctgtgccagcaactggaaggttactggttcaaatcccatgaatgcctggagtgattctactccgttggacccttgagcaaggcccttaacctgcaatgactttgtcctgggtatgatgttaatctacatccagccctataaggagatccaccaacttacagggaagaacttgggggttggtggcaggattggcgctccagccaccagaaaaaactcacactggtccatttggacttgtgtggtgctgaggtatcacctgccacatggctgcactcaggttcttatccctgaggtggtttgtcatgtggtgggtgcagcaatgcactgtaatcagtgcatgatccttacgcactgtaatcagtgcatgatccttacgcactgtaatcagtgcatgatcCTTACCAAAAGGCTAGTATCTTGTTTGCTTCTTAAggttaatgttagggctgggtaaggggCAAGGTTGTCATTGTTACGATTAggattatgcccatagaaatggagagtccccacaatgatggGGAATATACAAAGGTTCAACAATGAAACTGCCTAAggaatgccatgatattgcTGCTCaaccatcactgatccaccccCATGCGGCACTCTGGGTACGCAGTGATCCGGGTGCTGAGCCTCTTTGGGGCGTCTCCACACCATAACTCTCTATGATGTGGGAAAGACGGTGAAGGTGGACTCAACAGAGAACAGTTTCATGTTGTCCACAGCACAAAATTCGTGCTGCTGGCTCCATTGAAACCAACATTTGGCATCGGCACGGGTGACCAAAGGTGATGAATTGGTCTCATACTGTAATAATGGACTGCAGGATCTTTTGGACGATCTTGCTCCTCTAAAGACTCGGACTGTTTCTCTTAATCACTCTGCTCCTTGGTTCCCCACTGAGTTACGACAACTTAAAGCTATGAGCCGTAGACTGGAACGCAAAGACTGGTCCTGCTCTGtatgagaaaatgtgtaatgatcatttacttatttatgaGGGTGCCTGCATACAGCTCAGTCAGTCTATTTTGCAGATCAGTTCAGGTTGAGTAAGGGGAATACCAGCACCCTATTATCTACTGTTAATGTTCTTAGGCTACTGGATGCTTTACCATCTCATTTGTGTTCCACCAtacaatgtaacattttttgtgATTTCTTTAATGCTGAGATCAATAATATCTATCAGAAATTGATCTCTGGTGTAAATACTGTTCATTGTTTAAGCCACTTATTCTTGTAATCTACTTATTTCCTTCTTTTTAGCTTTCTTCTGTTTCTGAAATTTCTGATCTTATTCAAAAATCTAAATCTCTGTCAGCTTGAGTTTATGCCTAGACACCTGGTAAAGGCCTGTTTACCCTCTCTTTCCTCCTCAATAGCTGACATTGTACATTCATCTCTTACCTCTGGTTTTGTTCCTTCATTGAAAACAGCTGCTATAACCCCTAATTTAAAAAAGACCTGTTGCCCAACCTTGAATATTGACCCTGTCGAGCTCCCAACAAACAGTTTTGTAGAAACACACAAGTCGAGGTGcacatttaattctgcagttgggcagctgtggtttaATGTTTTTTGGACACAATCTGGGTTAATGTCCGGACATCCCTCacagacagcttcctcttgcATCCACAGTTACTCGTGTTGGCTGTGGTCCATCCTTCATGGATGTATACTGACGTTACCCTTGATACCATGGCTCTCAAAACACCACAAAGACTTACTGTCATGGTCACAATATGCGCCGGCGATTCGCACGCCAACAGtttgtcctcttttgaactctgaaatgtctcccattatgttgtgtggattgcaatattttatgtacagctgtgctgttgctctgctaattcaaccttcacactctgctcttactTTGGAATGTGC
This genomic window from Paramormyrops kingsleyae isolate MSU_618 chromosome 22, PKINGS_0.4, whole genome shotgun sequence contains:
- the spc24 gene encoding kinetochore protein Spc24 gives rise to the protein MVSLDKGLQHLEETGEDLVSIVESSNAESIARAVVEKRQQLFDLLITTRKTTSQLLNDMIRTEELVGQNLLDTEVRKSEAARELESLQQELERCRARKHTMEAELQFLQGELKSLQNSEVEIETLQQEVDEDTTEVIPSAIYLAQLYHKVTKIKWEYGTEPGILKGVHYGDDLATPINIDTTSQSKVAISSYLWSFVSAEW